One segment of Coffea arabica cultivar ET-39 chromosome 7c, Coffea Arabica ET-39 HiFi, whole genome shotgun sequence DNA contains the following:
- the LOC113699075 gene encoding NADPH-dependent diflavin oxidoreductase 1 isoform X2: MEDEPNKKKLLILYASETGNAMDAAERLGREADRRCCPVSVLCIDDFEPKSLPFEETVIYVVSTTGQGDVPDSMKGFWRFLLQRSLSKEWLKGVDYGVFGLGDSSYQKYNFVAKKLDKRLLDLGARPLIERGLGDDQHPSGYEGALDPWMSKLWKILYNKAPNLFPNDPNTATLNGTWVDQPKIQITYHDVGKGNSQCSAAIDFKSLEMLIERTRSMSPGKSSGKMRPDCFLNLTENCPLTRPGSGKDVWHLEFEAVSSSIHYDVGDVLEVLPSQDPVAVDAFMKRCNLNPEAYITVQPSKKENSMGDTNHAPDIPVKLKTFVELTMDIASASPRRYFFEIMSNFASAQHEKERLQYFASPEGRDDLYQYNQKERRTVLEVLEDFPSVQMPLEWLVQLIPPLKTRAFSISSSNSAHPNQVHLTVSVVSWTTPYKRTRKGLCSTWLAGLDPQQRVLIPAWFHKGSLPSPSPSVPLILIGPGTGCAPFRGFVEERALQSKSGPTAPVLFFFGCRNEENDFLYRDFWLSHLQSGGVLSEDKGGGFYVAFSRDQPQKVYVQHKMREQSTKIWNLLAGGAAVYIAGSANKMPSDVLAALEEIISLEGGVTKEVAARWIHALEKSGKYHVEAWS, encoded by the exons ATGGAGGACGAGCCGAACAAGAAGAAGCTGCTAATACTTTACGCTTCAGAAACTGGAAATGCCATGGACGCAGCTGAGCGATTAGGTCGCGAAGCCGATCGCCGCTGCTGCCCCGTCTCCGTCCTCTGCATCGATGACTTTGAACCC AAAAGTTTACCTTTTGAAGAGACGGTCATTTATGTGGTTTCAACCACCGGCCAAGGGGACGTTCCGGATTCCATGAAG GGGTTTTGGAGGTTTTTGTTGCAGAGGAGTTTAAGTAAGGAGTGGCTTAAAGGAGTTGATTATGGCGTGTTTGGATTGGGTGATTCGAGCTACCAGAAATATAAT TTTGTTGCGAAGAAGCTAGACAAAAGACTGTTGGATCTTGGTGCTAGACCCCTGATTGAAAGAGGTCTTGGAGATGATCAGCATCCATCAGG GTATGAAGGAGCTCTGGAcccttggatgtccaaattgtGGAAGATATTGTACAATAAGGCTCCTAACTTGTTCCCTAATGATCCAAATACTGCCACATTAAATGGTACTTGGGTGGATCAGCCAAAGATACAGATAACATATCATGATGTTGGTAAAGGAAATTCTCAATGTTCAGCTGCCATTG ACTTCAAAAGTCTTGAGATGCTGATCGAGAGAACTCGTTCAATGTCCCCTGGGAAATCTTCTGGCAAGATGAGGCCCGATTGCTTTCTAAATTTG ACAGAAAACTGCCCATTAACTAGGCCAGGTAGCGGCAAGGATGTATGGCACTTAGAGTTCGAAGCAGTTTCATCA TCTATTCACTATGACGTTGGTGATGTTCTCGAGGTGCTTCCCAGCCAAGATCCTGTTGCAGTTGATGCTTTCATGAAGCGTTGTAATTTGAACCCAGAAGCTTACATCACT GTTCAACCAAGCAAGAAAGAGAATTCCATGGGTGATACTAACCATGCTCCGGACATCCCTGTgaaattgaaaacttttgtgGAATTAACAATGGATATTGCATCAGCTTCGCCCAGACGCTATTTCTTTGAG ATCATGAGTAATTTTGCCAGTGCTCAACATGAGAAGGAAAGGCTGCAGTATTTTGCGTCGCCCGAAGGAAGAGATGATCTATATCAATACAACCAAAAGGAACGAAGAACTGTGCTGGAG gTCTTAGAAGATTTCCCTTCTGTGCAAATGCCACTTGAATGGTTGGTACAGTTAATTCCTCCACTAAAGACGAGagctttctccatttcttcttctaattCTGCTCACCCAAACCAAGTACACTTGACGGTGAGCGTTGTGTCTTGGACAACACCATACAAAAGGACGCGCAAGGGTCTTTGTTCAACATGGCTAGCTGGACTTGATCCGCAGCAAA GAGTCCTAATTCCGGCATGGTTTCACAAAGGTTCTCTTCCTTCACCTTCACCCTCAGTTCCGCTTATTCTCATTGGACCCGGGACTGGTTGTGCTCCATTCCGTGGATTTGTGGAGGAAAGAGCCCTTCAAAGTAAATCTGGTCCGACAGCTCCagtgcttttcttttttggttgcaGAAATGAGGAGAATGACTTCTTATATCGAGACTTTTGGTTGTCCCATTTACAAAGTGGTGGAGTACTTTCAGAGGACAAAGGTGGAGGATTTTATGTTGCGTTCTCAAGAGACCAGCCACAAAAGGTGTATGTGCAACATAAAATGCGGGAACAAAGCACGAAAATCTGGAATCTGCTTGCTGGGGGGGCTGCTGTCTACATTGCAGGTTCTGCTAACAAAATGCCCTCTGATGTATTGGCAGCTCTGGAGGAAATAATTTCCTTAGAGGGTGGAGTTACGAAAGAAGTTGCTGCAAGGTGGATTCACGCGCTGGAAAAGTCTGGCAAGTACCATGTCGAAGCCTGGTCTTGA
- the LOC113699075 gene encoding NADPH-dependent diflavin oxidoreductase 1 isoform X3 gives MEDEPNKKKLLILYASETGNAMDAAERLGREADRRCCPVSVLCIDDFEPKSLPFEETVIYVVSTTGQGDVPDSMKGFWRFLLQRSLSKEWLKGVDYGVFGLGDSSYQKYNFVAKKLDKRLLDLGARPLIERGLGDDQHPSGYEGALDPWMSKLWKILYNKAPNLFPNDPNTATLNGTWVDQPKIQITYHDVGKGNSQCSAAIDFKSLEMLIERTRSMSPGKSSGKMRPDCFLNLSIHYDVGDVLEVLPSQDPVAVDAFMKRCNLNPEAYITVQPSKKENSMGDTNHAPDIPVKLKTFVELTMDIASASPRRYFFEIMSNFASAQHEKERLQYFASPEGRDDLYQYNQKERRTVLEVLEDFPSVQMPLEWLVQLIPPLKTRAFSISSSNSAHPNQVHLTVSVVSWTTPYKRTRKGLCSTWLAGLDPQQRVLIPAWFHKGSLPSPSPSVPLILIGPGTGCAPFRGFVEERALQSKSGPTAPVLFFFGCRNEENDFLYRDFWLSHLQSGGVLSEDKGGGFYVAFSRDQPQKVYVQHKMREQSTKIWNLLAGGAAVYIAGSANKMPSDVLAALEEIISLEGGVTKEVAARWIHALEKSGKYHVEAWS, from the exons ATGGAGGACGAGCCGAACAAGAAGAAGCTGCTAATACTTTACGCTTCAGAAACTGGAAATGCCATGGACGCAGCTGAGCGATTAGGTCGCGAAGCCGATCGCCGCTGCTGCCCCGTCTCCGTCCTCTGCATCGATGACTTTGAACCC AAAAGTTTACCTTTTGAAGAGACGGTCATTTATGTGGTTTCAACCACCGGCCAAGGGGACGTTCCGGATTCCATGAAG GGGTTTTGGAGGTTTTTGTTGCAGAGGAGTTTAAGTAAGGAGTGGCTTAAAGGAGTTGATTATGGCGTGTTTGGATTGGGTGATTCGAGCTACCAGAAATATAAT TTTGTTGCGAAGAAGCTAGACAAAAGACTGTTGGATCTTGGTGCTAGACCCCTGATTGAAAGAGGTCTTGGAGATGATCAGCATCCATCAGG GTATGAAGGAGCTCTGGAcccttggatgtccaaattgtGGAAGATATTGTACAATAAGGCTCCTAACTTGTTCCCTAATGATCCAAATACTGCCACATTAAATGGTACTTGGGTGGATCAGCCAAAGATACAGATAACATATCATGATGTTGGTAAAGGAAATTCTCAATGTTCAGCTGCCATTG ACTTCAAAAGTCTTGAGATGCTGATCGAGAGAACTCGTTCAATGTCCCCTGGGAAATCTTCTGGCAAGATGAGGCCCGATTGCTTTCTAAATTTG TCTATTCACTATGACGTTGGTGATGTTCTCGAGGTGCTTCCCAGCCAAGATCCTGTTGCAGTTGATGCTTTCATGAAGCGTTGTAATTTGAACCCAGAAGCTTACATCACT GTTCAACCAAGCAAGAAAGAGAATTCCATGGGTGATACTAACCATGCTCCGGACATCCCTGTgaaattgaaaacttttgtgGAATTAACAATGGATATTGCATCAGCTTCGCCCAGACGCTATTTCTTTGAG ATCATGAGTAATTTTGCCAGTGCTCAACATGAGAAGGAAAGGCTGCAGTATTTTGCGTCGCCCGAAGGAAGAGATGATCTATATCAATACAACCAAAAGGAACGAAGAACTGTGCTGGAG gTCTTAGAAGATTTCCCTTCTGTGCAAATGCCACTTGAATGGTTGGTACAGTTAATTCCTCCACTAAAGACGAGagctttctccatttcttcttctaattCTGCTCACCCAAACCAAGTACACTTGACGGTGAGCGTTGTGTCTTGGACAACACCATACAAAAGGACGCGCAAGGGTCTTTGTTCAACATGGCTAGCTGGACTTGATCCGCAGCAAA GAGTCCTAATTCCGGCATGGTTTCACAAAGGTTCTCTTCCTTCACCTTCACCCTCAGTTCCGCTTATTCTCATTGGACCCGGGACTGGTTGTGCTCCATTCCGTGGATTTGTGGAGGAAAGAGCCCTTCAAAGTAAATCTGGTCCGACAGCTCCagtgcttttcttttttggttgcaGAAATGAGGAGAATGACTTCTTATATCGAGACTTTTGGTTGTCCCATTTACAAAGTGGTGGAGTACTTTCAGAGGACAAAGGTGGAGGATTTTATGTTGCGTTCTCAAGAGACCAGCCACAAAAGGTGTATGTGCAACATAAAATGCGGGAACAAAGCACGAAAATCTGGAATCTGCTTGCTGGGGGGGCTGCTGTCTACATTGCAGGTTCTGCTAACAAAATGCCCTCTGATGTATTGGCAGCTCTGGAGGAAATAATTTCCTTAGAGGGTGGAGTTACGAAAGAAGTTGCTGCAAGGTGGATTCACGCGCTGGAAAAGTCTGGCAAGTACCATGTCGAAGCCTGGTCTTGA
- the LOC113699075 gene encoding NADPH-dependent diflavin oxidoreductase 1 isoform X1 has protein sequence MEDEPNKKKLLILYASETGNAMDAAERLGREADRRCCPVSVLCIDDFEPKSLPFEETVIYVVSTTGQGDVPDSMKGFWRFLLQRSLSKEWLKGVDYGVFGLGDSSYQKYNFVAKKLDKRLLDLGARPLIERGLGDDQHPSGYEGALDPWMSKLWKILYNKAPNLFPNDPNTATLNGTWVDQPKIQITYHDVGKGNSQCSAAIDFKSLEMLIERTRSMSPGKSSGKMRPDCFLNLTENCPLTRPGSGKDVWHLEFEAVSSSFSLFQSIHYDVGDVLEVLPSQDPVAVDAFMKRCNLNPEAYITVQPSKKENSMGDTNHAPDIPVKLKTFVELTMDIASASPRRYFFEIMSNFASAQHEKERLQYFASPEGRDDLYQYNQKERRTVLEVLEDFPSVQMPLEWLVQLIPPLKTRAFSISSSNSAHPNQVHLTVSVVSWTTPYKRTRKGLCSTWLAGLDPQQRVLIPAWFHKGSLPSPSPSVPLILIGPGTGCAPFRGFVEERALQSKSGPTAPVLFFFGCRNEENDFLYRDFWLSHLQSGGVLSEDKGGGFYVAFSRDQPQKVYVQHKMREQSTKIWNLLAGGAAVYIAGSANKMPSDVLAALEEIISLEGGVTKEVAARWIHALEKSGKYHVEAWS, from the exons ATGGAGGACGAGCCGAACAAGAAGAAGCTGCTAATACTTTACGCTTCAGAAACTGGAAATGCCATGGACGCAGCTGAGCGATTAGGTCGCGAAGCCGATCGCCGCTGCTGCCCCGTCTCCGTCCTCTGCATCGATGACTTTGAACCC AAAAGTTTACCTTTTGAAGAGACGGTCATTTATGTGGTTTCAACCACCGGCCAAGGGGACGTTCCGGATTCCATGAAG GGGTTTTGGAGGTTTTTGTTGCAGAGGAGTTTAAGTAAGGAGTGGCTTAAAGGAGTTGATTATGGCGTGTTTGGATTGGGTGATTCGAGCTACCAGAAATATAAT TTTGTTGCGAAGAAGCTAGACAAAAGACTGTTGGATCTTGGTGCTAGACCCCTGATTGAAAGAGGTCTTGGAGATGATCAGCATCCATCAGG GTATGAAGGAGCTCTGGAcccttggatgtccaaattgtGGAAGATATTGTACAATAAGGCTCCTAACTTGTTCCCTAATGATCCAAATACTGCCACATTAAATGGTACTTGGGTGGATCAGCCAAAGATACAGATAACATATCATGATGTTGGTAAAGGAAATTCTCAATGTTCAGCTGCCATTG ACTTCAAAAGTCTTGAGATGCTGATCGAGAGAACTCGTTCAATGTCCCCTGGGAAATCTTCTGGCAAGATGAGGCCCGATTGCTTTCTAAATTTG ACAGAAAACTGCCCATTAACTAGGCCAGGTAGCGGCAAGGATGTATGGCACTTAGAGTTCGAAGCAGTTTCATCA TCTTTTTCCTTGTTTCAGTCTATTCACTATGACGTTGGTGATGTTCTCGAGGTGCTTCCCAGCCAAGATCCTGTTGCAGTTGATGCTTTCATGAAGCGTTGTAATTTGAACCCAGAAGCTTACATCACT GTTCAACCAAGCAAGAAAGAGAATTCCATGGGTGATACTAACCATGCTCCGGACATCCCTGTgaaattgaaaacttttgtgGAATTAACAATGGATATTGCATCAGCTTCGCCCAGACGCTATTTCTTTGAG ATCATGAGTAATTTTGCCAGTGCTCAACATGAGAAGGAAAGGCTGCAGTATTTTGCGTCGCCCGAAGGAAGAGATGATCTATATCAATACAACCAAAAGGAACGAAGAACTGTGCTGGAG gTCTTAGAAGATTTCCCTTCTGTGCAAATGCCACTTGAATGGTTGGTACAGTTAATTCCTCCACTAAAGACGAGagctttctccatttcttcttctaattCTGCTCACCCAAACCAAGTACACTTGACGGTGAGCGTTGTGTCTTGGACAACACCATACAAAAGGACGCGCAAGGGTCTTTGTTCAACATGGCTAGCTGGACTTGATCCGCAGCAAA GAGTCCTAATTCCGGCATGGTTTCACAAAGGTTCTCTTCCTTCACCTTCACCCTCAGTTCCGCTTATTCTCATTGGACCCGGGACTGGTTGTGCTCCATTCCGTGGATTTGTGGAGGAAAGAGCCCTTCAAAGTAAATCTGGTCCGACAGCTCCagtgcttttcttttttggttgcaGAAATGAGGAGAATGACTTCTTATATCGAGACTTTTGGTTGTCCCATTTACAAAGTGGTGGAGTACTTTCAGAGGACAAAGGTGGAGGATTTTATGTTGCGTTCTCAAGAGACCAGCCACAAAAGGTGTATGTGCAACATAAAATGCGGGAACAAAGCACGAAAATCTGGAATCTGCTTGCTGGGGGGGCTGCTGTCTACATTGCAGGTTCTGCTAACAAAATGCCCTCTGATGTATTGGCAGCTCTGGAGGAAATAATTTCCTTAGAGGGTGGAGTTACGAAAGAAGTTGCTGCAAGGTGGATTCACGCGCTGGAAAAGTCTGGCAAGTACCATGTCGAAGCCTGGTCTTGA
- the LOC113699075 gene encoding NADPH-dependent diflavin oxidoreductase 1 isoform X7, which translates to MLIERTRSMSPGKSSGKMRPDCFLNLTENCPLTRPGSGKDVWHLEFEAVSSSFSLFQSIHYDVGDVLEVLPSQDPVAVDAFMKRCNLNPEAYITVQPSKKENSMGDTNHAPDIPVKLKTFVELTMDIASASPRRYFFEIMSNFASAQHEKERLQYFASPEGRDDLYQYNQKERRTVLEVLEDFPSVQMPLEWLVQLIPPLKTRAFSISSSNSAHPNQVHLTVSVVSWTTPYKRTRKGLCSTWLAGLDPQQRVLIPAWFHKGSLPSPSPSVPLILIGPGTGCAPFRGFVEERALQSKSGPTAPVLFFFGCRNEENDFLYRDFWLSHLQSGGVLSEDKGGGFYVAFSRDQPQKVYVQHKMREQSTKIWNLLAGGAAVYIAGSANKMPSDVLAALEEIISLEGGVTKEVAARWIHALEKSGKYHVEAWS; encoded by the exons ATGCTGATCGAGAGAACTCGTTCAATGTCCCCTGGGAAATCTTCTGGCAAGATGAGGCCCGATTGCTTTCTAAATTTG ACAGAAAACTGCCCATTAACTAGGCCAGGTAGCGGCAAGGATGTATGGCACTTAGAGTTCGAAGCAGTTTCATCA TCTTTTTCCTTGTTTCAGTCTATTCACTATGACGTTGGTGATGTTCTCGAGGTGCTTCCCAGCCAAGATCCTGTTGCAGTTGATGCTTTCATGAAGCGTTGTAATTTGAACCCAGAAGCTTACATCACT GTTCAACCAAGCAAGAAAGAGAATTCCATGGGTGATACTAACCATGCTCCGGACATCCCTGTgaaattgaaaacttttgtgGAATTAACAATGGATATTGCATCAGCTTCGCCCAGACGCTATTTCTTTGAG ATCATGAGTAATTTTGCCAGTGCTCAACATGAGAAGGAAAGGCTGCAGTATTTTGCGTCGCCCGAAGGAAGAGATGATCTATATCAATACAACCAAAAGGAACGAAGAACTGTGCTGGAG gTCTTAGAAGATTTCCCTTCTGTGCAAATGCCACTTGAATGGTTGGTACAGTTAATTCCTCCACTAAAGACGAGagctttctccatttcttcttctaattCTGCTCACCCAAACCAAGTACACTTGACGGTGAGCGTTGTGTCTTGGACAACACCATACAAAAGGACGCGCAAGGGTCTTTGTTCAACATGGCTAGCTGGACTTGATCCGCAGCAAA GAGTCCTAATTCCGGCATGGTTTCACAAAGGTTCTCTTCCTTCACCTTCACCCTCAGTTCCGCTTATTCTCATTGGACCCGGGACTGGTTGTGCTCCATTCCGTGGATTTGTGGAGGAAAGAGCCCTTCAAAGTAAATCTGGTCCGACAGCTCCagtgcttttcttttttggttgcaGAAATGAGGAGAATGACTTCTTATATCGAGACTTTTGGTTGTCCCATTTACAAAGTGGTGGAGTACTTTCAGAGGACAAAGGTGGAGGATTTTATGTTGCGTTCTCAAGAGACCAGCCACAAAAGGTGTATGTGCAACATAAAATGCGGGAACAAAGCACGAAAATCTGGAATCTGCTTGCTGGGGGGGCTGCTGTCTACATTGCAGGTTCTGCTAACAAAATGCCCTCTGATGTATTGGCAGCTCTGGAGGAAATAATTTCCTTAGAGGGTGGAGTTACGAAAGAAGTTGCTGCAAGGTGGATTCACGCGCTGGAAAAGTCTGGCAAGTACCATGTCGAAGCCTGGTCTTGA
- the LOC113699075 gene encoding NADPH-dependent diflavin oxidoreductase 1 isoform X10: MVSQRNEENDFLYRDFWLSHLQSGGVLSEDKGGGFYVAFSRDQPQKVYVQHKMREQSTKIWNLLAGGAAVYIAGSANKMPSDVLAALEEIISLEGGVTKEVAARWIHALEKSGKYHVEAWS, from the exons ATGGTTTCACAAAG AAATGAGGAGAATGACTTCTTATATCGAGACTTTTGGTTGTCCCATTTACAAAGTGGTGGAGTACTTTCAGAGGACAAAGGTGGAGGATTTTATGTTGCGTTCTCAAGAGACCAGCCACAAAAGGTGTATGTGCAACATAAAATGCGGGAACAAAGCACGAAAATCTGGAATCTGCTTGCTGGGGGGGCTGCTGTCTACATTGCAGGTTCTGCTAACAAAATGCCCTCTGATGTATTGGCAGCTCTGGAGGAAATAATTTCCTTAGAGGGTGGAGTTACGAAAGAAGTTGCTGCAAGGTGGATTCACGCGCTGGAAAAGTCTGGCAAGTACCATGTCGAAGCCTGGTCTTGA
- the LOC113699075 gene encoding NADPH-dependent diflavin oxidoreductase 1 isoform X9 produces the protein MRRKGCSILRRPKEEMIYINTTKRNEELCWRFQVLEDFPSVQMPLEWLVQLIPPLKTRAFSISSSNSAHPNQVHLTVSVVSWTTPYKRTRKGLCSTWLAGLDPQQRVLIPAWFHKGSLPSPSPSVPLILIGPGTGCAPFRGFVEERALQSKSGPTAPVLFFFGCRNEENDFLYRDFWLSHLQSGGVLSEDKGGGFYVAFSRDQPQKVYVQHKMREQSTKIWNLLAGGAAVYIAGSANKMPSDVLAALEEIISLEGGVTKEVAARWIHALEKSGKYHVEAWS, from the exons ATGAGAAGGAAAGGCTGCAGTATTTTGCGTCGCCCGAAGGAAGAGATGATCTATATCAATACAACCAAAAGGAACGAAGAACTGTGCTGGAG atttcaggTCTTAGAAGATTTCCCTTCTGTGCAAATGCCACTTGAATGGTTGGTACAGTTAATTCCTCCACTAAAGACGAGagctttctccatttcttcttctaattCTGCTCACCCAAACCAAGTACACTTGACGGTGAGCGTTGTGTCTTGGACAACACCATACAAAAGGACGCGCAAGGGTCTTTGTTCAACATGGCTAGCTGGACTTGATCCGCAGCAAA GAGTCCTAATTCCGGCATGGTTTCACAAAGGTTCTCTTCCTTCACCTTCACCCTCAGTTCCGCTTATTCTCATTGGACCCGGGACTGGTTGTGCTCCATTCCGTGGATTTGTGGAGGAAAGAGCCCTTCAAAGTAAATCTGGTCCGACAGCTCCagtgcttttcttttttggttgcaGAAATGAGGAGAATGACTTCTTATATCGAGACTTTTGGTTGTCCCATTTACAAAGTGGTGGAGTACTTTCAGAGGACAAAGGTGGAGGATTTTATGTTGCGTTCTCAAGAGACCAGCCACAAAAGGTGTATGTGCAACATAAAATGCGGGAACAAAGCACGAAAATCTGGAATCTGCTTGCTGGGGGGGCTGCTGTCTACATTGCAGGTTCTGCTAACAAAATGCCCTCTGATGTATTGGCAGCTCTGGAGGAAATAATTTCCTTAGAGGGTGGAGTTACGAAAGAAGTTGCTGCAAGGTGGATTCACGCGCTGGAAAAGTCTGGCAAGTACCATGTCGAAGCCTGGTCTTGA
- the LOC113699075 gene encoding NADPH-dependent diflavin oxidoreductase 1 isoform X5, with translation MSKLWKILYNKAPNLFPNDPNTATLNGTWVDQPKIQITYHDVGKGNSQCSAAIDFKSLEMLIERTRSMSPGKSSGKMRPDCFLNLTENCPLTRPGSGKDVWHLEFEAVSSSFSLFQSIHYDVGDVLEVLPSQDPVAVDAFMKRCNLNPEAYITVQPSKKENSMGDTNHAPDIPVKLKTFVELTMDIASASPRRYFFEIMSNFASAQHEKERLQYFASPEGRDDLYQYNQKERRTVLEVLEDFPSVQMPLEWLVQLIPPLKTRAFSISSSNSAHPNQVHLTVSVVSWTTPYKRTRKGLCSTWLAGLDPQQRVLIPAWFHKGSLPSPSPSVPLILIGPGTGCAPFRGFVEERALQSKSGPTAPVLFFFGCRNEENDFLYRDFWLSHLQSGGVLSEDKGGGFYVAFSRDQPQKVYVQHKMREQSTKIWNLLAGGAAVYIAGSANKMPSDVLAALEEIISLEGGVTKEVAARWIHALEKSGKYHVEAWS, from the exons atgtccaaattgtGGAAGATATTGTACAATAAGGCTCCTAACTTGTTCCCTAATGATCCAAATACTGCCACATTAAATGGTACTTGGGTGGATCAGCCAAAGATACAGATAACATATCATGATGTTGGTAAAGGAAATTCTCAATGTTCAGCTGCCATTG ACTTCAAAAGTCTTGAGATGCTGATCGAGAGAACTCGTTCAATGTCCCCTGGGAAATCTTCTGGCAAGATGAGGCCCGATTGCTTTCTAAATTTG ACAGAAAACTGCCCATTAACTAGGCCAGGTAGCGGCAAGGATGTATGGCACTTAGAGTTCGAAGCAGTTTCATCA TCTTTTTCCTTGTTTCAGTCTATTCACTATGACGTTGGTGATGTTCTCGAGGTGCTTCCCAGCCAAGATCCTGTTGCAGTTGATGCTTTCATGAAGCGTTGTAATTTGAACCCAGAAGCTTACATCACT GTTCAACCAAGCAAGAAAGAGAATTCCATGGGTGATACTAACCATGCTCCGGACATCCCTGTgaaattgaaaacttttgtgGAATTAACAATGGATATTGCATCAGCTTCGCCCAGACGCTATTTCTTTGAG ATCATGAGTAATTTTGCCAGTGCTCAACATGAGAAGGAAAGGCTGCAGTATTTTGCGTCGCCCGAAGGAAGAGATGATCTATATCAATACAACCAAAAGGAACGAAGAACTGTGCTGGAG gTCTTAGAAGATTTCCCTTCTGTGCAAATGCCACTTGAATGGTTGGTACAGTTAATTCCTCCACTAAAGACGAGagctttctccatttcttcttctaattCTGCTCACCCAAACCAAGTACACTTGACGGTGAGCGTTGTGTCTTGGACAACACCATACAAAAGGACGCGCAAGGGTCTTTGTTCAACATGGCTAGCTGGACTTGATCCGCAGCAAA GAGTCCTAATTCCGGCATGGTTTCACAAAGGTTCTCTTCCTTCACCTTCACCCTCAGTTCCGCTTATTCTCATTGGACCCGGGACTGGTTGTGCTCCATTCCGTGGATTTGTGGAGGAAAGAGCCCTTCAAAGTAAATCTGGTCCGACAGCTCCagtgcttttcttttttggttgcaGAAATGAGGAGAATGACTTCTTATATCGAGACTTTTGGTTGTCCCATTTACAAAGTGGTGGAGTACTTTCAGAGGACAAAGGTGGAGGATTTTATGTTGCGTTCTCAAGAGACCAGCCACAAAAGGTGTATGTGCAACATAAAATGCGGGAACAAAGCACGAAAATCTGGAATCTGCTTGCTGGGGGGGCTGCTGTCTACATTGCAGGTTCTGCTAACAAAATGCCCTCTGATGTATTGGCAGCTCTGGAGGAAATAATTTCCTTAGAGGGTGGAGTTACGAAAGAAGTTGCTGCAAGGTGGATTCACGCGCTGGAAAAGTCTGGCAAGTACCATGTCGAAGCCTGGTCTTGA